Part of the Lucilia cuprina isolate Lc7/37 chromosome 5, ASM2204524v1, whole genome shotgun sequence genome is shown below.
CAGTAAAAaggaaagtaaaaaatagttctCATTTAAAAATGTAGACACATCCATCATTTTTGGATGGCTCAAACTTAAACAAGCAGTGTCAGTCTGCCAGTCACTGGGAGGTAGAGAGAAAGAGAAGTGGTGGCGTTCGTCGTGCAACAACTAAACAACAACTGGAggagatttaaaaataaaaaaatgaaacgatTATTCTTTTTTCGTACAAGTAACACAAATACCCACATTTTATGATGTAAAAGTagattaaaaagttttagtgGTACAAAAGTGTGAAAATCATTAGTAGACTAGGggttttatttcgaaaattttcgataaatttaatttaatagaacatttttgaaaaattttatttttttgctacaaaatttttttatttataattttagatttttttttacctttttataaaattttttaacaaatttcctttttatagaaaaactcttaactatgaagttttttaaaagatacaggaataaaaaaaaaaacgcaaaaaaccCTCTAAGCTAGCTTCATCAAACGGACACAGTTAGTCACTCAACCAGTCATTTACTCAGTTAACGTTAAAACTttacaaacgttttttttttggttttgtttttgctcttGTGCCATTTTACGTAACATTGAAATGAATTTGACCAAACAGAGAAGATGCTACATTCTCTTCTTCATGTTTAAATTATACTGTTCTCACTACTACACGTAACTTACCTTTGTAACAATTTAGCACTACGTTCATCCATGGGCGGATATTGACGACCCTTTGATTTGCCCAAACATTTATTGCGTTTTTCATTCACCACCTGACAAAAGAAACCCTTCTTCACATCGTAACGCAATTGATTGGAATAGTCAAAGGCCggttgtattttcaaaaaacgTTGCAGGTCATTCATCACATCCACTGGATTGAGACGCAATTGCTCACCGTCAATGATGTGCAACTGTTGGGCAGGATAATACGATAGCCAACGTTCCAAATGTTGTGCGTATTTGCCAGGATTAAGGCAACGATTACGCAAATCCCTGAGTGCTTTTGGTGCCGAATCAGATGCCGTTATGACCTGTGAAaagaaaacatagaaaaaaaccATGAAacgtttaaattgtaaaaaagaaatttgcaagaaatgaaaaaaaacaacggATTGAGCAATATAAAACTGCAATTACAAACAACACCAAGACCTGGTGAAATGTGAAAAAGATTAACTTGCTAAAGTTCATAAACTATATGATGAAAATCTACTAAGTACAAACAACTACGTATGTACTACGTAGTCATGTAaagtacaagaaaataataatatttagtacattataatagttttatacaaaagttaagtgtatttttttctattttacctttttctttttatgttttattattctatTCTTACTTTTCTCACTTagcataaagtaatttttatactttttaagcTGATTTTCATGACGGATAAAACGTAATTTAATCTCGAAACTATAGacttacaaaaaaacatttactagCAAAACCTGCACTTGCAACCATTTACTACTGCTCTATAAAGCGCTGCTATGCTTGAGTTAAAAATGCGAGTTTTATTTACTTGCTTTAGCGCTCATGCCACAATcagtaaaaaaggaaaacagaaaaatttgtttctaacactttttaatataGAACTTCTATCTAGtaattgattattttaaaattgcgaACCAGGGAAACGATAGTATTTGGCATAGAAGCAAAACCAAAAGTTTAAGAGGCTTTCTGATAATAGTTGTAAGAGACGATATTAAGACGGTTTAAATTGGAAAAGTTGTGTAACAAATTATCaaagaaataatttgttaaaagaaattttagtctaaatttattaaagaagtaTAGAAATCGAACGAAATGTATCTGTAAATGTATCGATAAACTTTTTTGTCACAGAGATGGATGGAGAGATGGAgcaagatagatagataggtagatagatagatagatagatagatagatagatagatagatagatagatagatagatagatagatagatagatagatagattgatagatagatagatagatagatagatagatagatagatagatagatagatagatagatagatagatagatagatagatagatagataatagatagatagatagatagatagatagatagatagatagatagatagatagatagatagatagatagatgatagatgatagatgatagatgatagatgatagatgatagatgatagatagatagatagatagatagatagatagatagatagatagatagatagatagatagatagatagatagataggtagatataaagatagatatatagatagatagatagatagatagatagatagatagatagatagatagatagatagatagatagatagatatatagatgatggatagatgatagatagatgatagatagatgatatatagatagatagatagatagatagatagatagatagatagatagatagatagatagatagatagatagatagatagatagatatatagatagatagatagatagatagatagatagatagatagatagatagatagatagataggtagataaataaataaatagatagatagatagatagatagatagatagatagatagatagatagatagatagatagatagatagatagatagatagatagatagatatatagatagatgtaCTTATTTTGACTTTTCTGCGCAAAACAAATCGTAGCAATATTTCCTTGTAACCTCATATAACCACAACGATCCAGAATACATACCTCTCACGAAGGTgaggtttataaaaataacattttgatcGCTAATTgacaaattctttattttaataattgtgtaattttaattaaataaaaaaaaacttactaacAGGCACAAAAATTCTACAGTTTCTAAAATTTATCTACATCATGAGTTGTGAGGGTTGTCTACTTATTCCTACAaccaatatataaatatattttatgtaattgtGTGTTCTGGCTGTCTGCTTTTTAATAAACACAACTCTCAATATCTTGCGGTTTAATTGAGACCACTTAACTTGgcttaaaaatgaattaaatgacCACAAAATAAATCGTTTCATAATCCAAAATGGTTACAAACTTAAGTAACAAcatggttggttagttggttggtcGGTCTGTTACTTGGTCTGTTATTTAAATGTTGTCTCTTGTCTAGAAAGCATAAAAGGAAATGTTTGGTGTTCATGCATAAAAACAACATGTTCAAAGAAAGAActctatatgaaaaatatttatttctatagacagactatgaaaataaataatgttgtaTGTGAGTGCGAATGTGTGTGGAAATGTGTCAAGGAAACATTCCTTTTAGACAACCGACATGTATGTATGAGCATTTCTATGGAAGAAGATATAAAACTtggttaaagttttatttattcattgaaACACATATATACACTCAGcagaataagtaattaaaatgttttggaTATTAAGGATTCATTTGTAGTTCGACCGCAGGAATGAATTGGGGAAAACAATTACAGAGTgttggattttattttaaaaatataattaaatattgagAAATGGGaaagaattaatttaaacaaaacaaacatacattttaatgttaattaaataaatatgttaatttacaGAACAAGTTTTGTGTAAATTCCTGctagatttaatttatttgaacttATTTCTCTCACTGTAAAAACGTACATAGATATTAATGCATttccattaaataaattaacaaataaacaaactactGGATAAAAAGTAAGAACGAGAAAAAAACTTCCATTTTCCAAAACATATATTCCAAGTTTTAAATCCTGTTATAAATCATTGACAAAATCACCATCATCATCCGTATGATGAGATTAAGTTTGTGGATAATGAatacaattttcacaaaatcaTTAACTAACAAATGTGGGAGTGTAAATAGAATTACATATGTCTGTGTGTGTTTGGAAGACTGTTGTACCGAGTATTATGACATTCTTGTTCCTTGTTTCAAATGTGATCAAGTCTATTTCGTAACAAggatataaatacatttataattatttttttcttcttttctccATGTTATGTTTCGAATGACATTTCTTTTTCGGCATATTGAGgactttaaataaatgaataaacaaaCGAATAATAGGACTTTGTCCTGGTCTGCTTGTCATGTGGGAGtgagtgtttttgttttacatgCGGAggggaaaaaaataacaaaccgAAGAAAAGCAAATAAGTGACAAGGGAAGTACTTAATACTAATGGCGGGGTACGTTCTGAGAGCTTGAACTAAattactaacaaactaactaactttctatctatctatctatctatctatctatctatctatctatctatctatctttctatctatctatctatctatctatctatctatctatctatctatctatctatctatctatctatctatctatctatctatctatctatctatctatctatctatctatctatctatctatctatctatctatctatctatctatctatctatctatctatctatctatctatctatctatctatctatctatctatttctatTTGATCTATTCTACCTTTTGCTATGCTCTCTAATTGTTCGCAAAAGTTTTCTTACACATATTAGGgaattttaaatctaatttgCCTACAATTATTATCTTAAACGATCCTTAACTTATAACCCTCGCATCATTAAAAGCATTACGTCGTAGTAGTATTTGTTACTTGGTCTATAATTGCAGCAACAGGATGTAGGATTACATGAcctgtataaaaaaaaaacatttaaattttctggTATTTTTCTACCACAACATTTGTTGTTCTATTTTCCCATTACAATTTTTTGTCAAGGAACAAAACATTTACAACACACATACACGAAGTTATCACACATGAGGAACGTTCTTGCCACATAACATACAATACACATTATAGACATTAGATATTCAGTCCTTCATTATATGTCCTTCAGTTACAGGGACATCTAAAATCTCTTCTATATTGTGTTTAGTGCCAACACAACATGTTACATTCTATTGCGAGTAAGAAGAACTCTCTGCTCCCCCCCAACCCTGTGAAGCCACCTTAATAAGGCCTGATTATTCATCAAAAGTATATACTTGaccatgttttttatttttgtctattCTATTCTTTAGAAAAGCTACTGCTACTGCGGTTTTGTTGAAGCAAAGTTTTCTCAATTATTCCACAAATTTGtgggaaaatgtttttttgttgttgttagtatcTATCAGTGTGAGAAATGTTTGAATGGGGGAAAAAGGAAATCCATTCTATGTAAATTAATTACATCAAAATGATGATTGTATAAGGATTAACAAGTTgaattttatagtaattttctcaAATCAGaatgaaagagagagagagagagagagagagagagtgggAAAGGAGTTAATAATGAGACAAATTTATTGGAcaattttggagaaaattaagaaattgagaggaatttatttttggttaatgTTAAAAGTTCAATTTAAGTGTTAAATGGATAAAACAAATCTGGTCTTTTTTTCGTTACATACCtgataaaaactataattatttGCAATAGTATCACCGTGTGCCCTCTGATGCTGATACCATGAATAGGCTCTTTTAGCTGGTGATATTAAAATCGTTACAATTTTCGAATGTGGCAGTAAAGCATGAGCCCGTTTTGGCACCATTTCGCCATCAAAATAGGTGGCACTCTTTTCGAAGATATAACGTGGACTGGAATTGGGTGCTACAGTGGTATTCACTTCGGCGGGAAAGAAGTCCATATACCAATCAAGGCCTTTATAGTAATTATTGCCGTTAAAGAATTGAACCTCTTCGTAGGTATCCGGACTGGGTATGTTACTAACAATGCCCGAGTGCATTGAGAGGAATGTATACAAAGCGGTGGTGCCAGTTTTTTGTGGACCAATAACTAAGAATTTTGGCAGGGAATCACAACTTTTGGTTTTCGACCAGATCTTACGATGTCTAGGATCATCGCAGGGATTACCCCAAATGGGATCTACCTCTTCGGGATGTAGACGAAAGTACATTTCGGCCAGTTGGATGGGTGGCGCTGAGGCCAATTTGAGATTGGTCCAACATTGCAGAAATTTAATCACCGACTGAAAGGTGTACAGAGCCAAACGATCGGAACCATAGTTGGACATGTGtgtcataaatatatttataggattatagactatagtctggaacaGCTCACCACCTTGAATGGATTCATCTAGTTTATCTCTACCACCGGGATAACGATCTATGTACATGGTGTGTGTAAAGAGACCACATGTCTGACGCGGCAGCACCATTATGTTGCGATGTATGAAACCTCTTCTTAAGCGGGCCGGTCTTAAATGTGGATATTCCTCTGTTGAGGTCACCTTTATATGCCAAACTTTCTTCCAGGCTTCATATAGTATTTCATGGGCGGGATAGACACCTGAATGATGTGGCGATATAGAGTAACCTGAGTCCGTGGGTATGTTGTGTTCCACGGCAAAGGCATGATTAAGTTGCATCTCCGACATGAGTAGTGTGACATTATCATACAAATGCGGTTGTTGATGTTTCCACATGTGTGAAAACCAATTGAATTCCTGAACATTTTGCAGTAGAAAATCATCACCCAGATTTTCCTCTCTAGTACCATGATGATAGTATTTCCCTGAGAAGCCTAAATTGAAGCGAAAACCAGGCACCATACCAGCTATAATTTTTTGAGTAGCCACCAAAGCTCTTACATCATCGGGCCTAAGACGAGTGCCTTTTTCACCCACAAATATATCATCAATATCCACCAAGATCATACGCTCCAAATTCAAACTTAATTGACCGTGACTTAAATAGGATAGAGCATCTAAAAACAGTAAGCGATGAAGCCAAAATTTCAAACTACTGCCAAAGAATATACGCTTTATGCCATCATATTGACCATGATCTTGTAGGACGGTAGATAAAGGCAAATGGACTTGTCCGCCAGCATCTGAAGGATAATCTTGACTATTACGCTGCGCCCATTCGACGGGCTCATATGTGGAATGATTATGTTGAAAAACTGTCCAATCATCACCGGGTAAAGCACCCCAAGCTGTTTCTCCAGCCCTAGTTAAACGCAATACAGGTGAAGCAGGATTTAAGCTGGCATCACGTAGTCTTAGATTTGTGTGCACAAAGAGAGGAAATCCTTTAAGTTGTGCCGCCACCAGTGTCTCCTCACTTGGACTTACGAAACCCACAATGCCTACGGAATATTCGCGACAGTATTTGTCTAAGAGTTCTCGATTCCATTTGTCCATGTGCAAATACTTATCGAGATTTTCAAAGACTATAACGCCATATCGTCCCTTATCCAAGTTGGTTAAGGAGGGAAGACTTTTGCCGGCCACTTCAATTTTGTACCtagaaagaacaaaaaagggaatttataaaattatggaatattaaaagaacataaaaagaGTAACACAACGAGTCCTGTTAATctaatttctcttttttcatgacaaattttataaaaatgtaataaatttggGAACCTTTAAAAGAGTAGTTAGTTATTCGCTATCAAGTGTTTAAAAC
Proteins encoded:
- the LOC111677792 gene encoding bifunctional heparan sulfate N-deacetylase/N-sulfotransferase — its product is MTIAKETNLLNKTIESEIFIKPLKTKNSSNTMALLTKSRSSSNDNILANGWSLGNGNNNNCNDINNDDDNDGIWKSTKLPLAATTKNRHKYDKLLPNTTKCTRVNKTNGAHDNHDNNDVDIAPGKNMQNGTNTNNNSSSSSRHHSSHNNSSRSSNSSGGDDNDGGFTNMSWPTAEALATKLTPLASLATTTTTSNPAAGEGIAAPQKAITTENVKNVKTSRHMKHKQPHEANNPTATTTATSTTTISSSSSAGNNRDYPATNNHHSAQKLLKLPHNNNKVSGSSSSNNNMHFNNSKYLGNVYNGSNQSSSNTMPTAATTTTTSTITSCHNTPAYFTLTTASPSNSSQNSLASSTTCSSLNSTATTTLLATTAMTQQQNSITFGGLLGQQQQQQPLLATSSNVSRSMELPTLAATTTTSGMTGATTLSYNHKSNYEAVNNIHNTSNTNSNNLYTNSNHHQQQQHQPSTPSASSTSSSNSSLYNNQYLRQSLLPPSSTSTTTTGSSSSSTSPNCNCCSNLIARCCFGLPHLKAINVRRCVLALFAITVVTIFYYTHYMDTGVFVGLIQRDTRPTPIINCRMGSGKHTRNASPAPDHRTEARLRIDPKVLVFVETTYSGLGRDIAELLVYNRIKYKIEVAGKSLPSLTNLDKGRYGVIVFENLDKYLHMDKWNRELLDKYCREYSVGIVGFVSPSEETLVAAQLKGFPLFVHTNLRLRDASLNPASPVLRLTRAGETAWGALPGDDWTVFQHNHSTYEPVEWAQRNSQDYPSDAGGQVHLPLSTVLQDHGQYDGIKRIFFGSSLKFWLHRLLFLDALSYLSHGQLSLNLERMILVDIDDIFVGEKGTRLRPDDVRALVATQKIIAGMVPGFRFNLGFSGKYYHHGTREENLGDDFLLQNVQEFNWFSHMWKHQQPHLYDNVTLLMSEMQLNHAFAVEHNIPTDSGYSISPHHSGVYPAHEILYEAWKKVWHIKVTSTEEYPHLRPARLRRGFIHRNIMVLPRQTCGLFTHTMYIDRYPGGRDKLDESIQGGELFQTIVYNPINIFMTHMSNYGSDRLALYTFQSVIKFLQCWTNLKLASAPPIQLAEMYFRLHPEEVDPIWGNPCDDPRHRKIWSKTKSCDSLPKFLVIGPQKTGTTALYTFLSMHSGIVSNIPSPDTYEEVQFFNGNNYYKGLDWYMDFFPAEVNTTVAPNSSPRYIFEKSATYFDGEMVPKRAHALLPHSKIVTILISPAKRAYSWYQHQRAHGDTIANNYSFYQVITASDSAPKALRDLRNRCLNPGKYAQHLERWLSYYPAQQLHIIDGEQLRLNPVDVMNDLQRFLKIQPAFDYSNQLRYDVKKGFFCQVVNEKRNKCLGKSKGRQYPPMDERSAKLLQRYYLSHNTALVKLLKKLGARPIPQWLKDDLSTGT